A portion of the Glandiceps talaboti chromosome 13, keGlaTala1.1, whole genome shotgun sequence genome contains these proteins:
- the LOC144444796 gene encoding U5 small nuclear ribonucleoprotein 40 kDa protein-like produces the protein MPIMEGKRKAEDSALVPVKKSKSDLISYGGPQQRAVVEGGPPRTSSLLAPIMLLSGHEGDIFSAKFSPDGSTLASGGFDRQIFLWNVYGECENYAVLKGHTGAIMELQYSTDGSTLFTASTDKIVALWDLHSGSRIKKLKGHSAFVNSCHPSRRGLQMVVSGSDDGTIKLWDTRKKGAVQTFQNTYQVTAVSFNDTSDQIISGGIDNDLKVWDLRKNDIVYKMRGHTDTVTGIKLSPDGSYIVTNAMDNTVRIWDVRPFAPQERCVKLFQGAQHNFEKNLIRCCWASDGSKVAAGSADRFVYVWDTTTRRILYKLPGHSGSVNDVDFHPQEPVVVSCASDKKIYIGEIQP, from the exons ATGCCAATCATGGAGGGAAAGCGAAAAGCAGAAGACTCTGCTCTAGTTCCTGTAAAGAAATCTAAGAGTGATCTAATCTCATATGGAGGTCCACAACAGAGGGCTGTCGTTGAAGGA GGACCACCAAGAACGTCTAGTCTACTAGCACCCATTATGTTATTAAGTGGACATGAAGGGGATATTTTCAGTGCTAAATTTTCACCAGACGGGAGTACATTAGCATCAGGTGGatttgacagacaaatat TTCTTTGGAATGTGTATGGTGAATGTGAAAACTATGCAGTCTTGAAAGGTCATACTGGTGCTATCATGGAGTTACAGTACTCAACGGATGGAAG TACCCTGTTCACTGCATCTACAGACAAGATTGTTGCATTGTGGGATTTACACTCAGGGAGCAGAATTAAGAAGTTGAAAGGTCACAGTGCATTTGTCAATTCATGTCATCCTTCAAGACGAGGTTTACAGATGGTTGTGAGTGGCAGTGATGATGGTACAATCAAG CTTTGGGATACAAGGAAAAAAGGGGCTGTTCAAACCTTTCAAAACACATACCAAGTGACAGCCGTGTCGTTTAATGATACAAGTGATCAGATCATATCAGGGGGAATTGATAATGATCTTAAG GTGTGGGATTTGAGGAAAAACGACATAGTTTATAAAATGAGAGGCCATACAGACACAGTTACCGGTATAAAACTTAGTCCTGATGGCTCCTATATAGTAACAAATGCAATGGATAATACag TACGGATCTGGGACGTCAGACCATTTGCTCCACAAGAAAGATGTGTCAAACTTTTTCAAGGTGCacagcataattttgaaaag AATTTAATCCGATGTTGCTGGGCATCAGATGGTAGTAAAGTTGCAGCAGGATCAGCAGACAGATTTGTTTATGTATGGGATACTACCACAAGGAGAATACTATACAAATTACCCGGACATTCAGGGTCTGTAAATGATGTAGATTTTCATCCCCAGGAACCAGTCG TTGTTTCCTGTGCAAGTGACAAAAAGATTTATATCGGAGAAATCCAGCCGTAA
- the LOC144444181 gene encoding uncharacterized protein LOC144444181, whose product MPSLPNQAKSTNTEDPSEKTESCSQPTVTTSVIDISSCTSDTTLPTSQPSQPDRPSKKRKSPKDMIMSPCVALFSEDEDDINSGLRQDISRIQTFLNNERLSSSRLRKQAKQ is encoded by the exons ATGCCATCACTACCTAACCAAGCAAAGTCTACAAATACTGAGGACCCAAGTGAGAAAACAGAGAGTTGTTCCCAACCTACTGTAACTACAAGTGTAATAGATATATCATCATGTACATCTGATACCACACTACCTACCTCACAACCATCTCAACCA GATAGACCAAGTAAGAAGCGCAAGTCACCCAAGGACATGATAATGAGTCCATGTGTTGCACTGTTTTCTGAGGATGAAGACGACATCAACTCAGGACTAAGACAAGACATCAGCAGAATTCAAACTTTCTTAAATAATGAAAGACTTAGTTCATCTAGATTACGAAAACAGGCAAAACAGTAA